From one Bombyx mori chromosome 5, ASM3026992v2 genomic stretch:
- the LOC101736771 gene encoding proteasome inhibitor PI31 subunit → MASDPLFGWDLTFKTIERDIKKQSDIIIAFIHWNLTRRGFRSIGLSDERTITGDEPKSELLPEGWNDTENYRIRYVLESKLYILHGLNTDGNLIVNLMRSEDLAVTNIGVKIDEILKESNGTIDVMMPNYKDFIFVIKRDLIDSITDKPTATSETQTASDHSNTRRPSDDPLRIPPRPRPGVNPDSQDLWAVPPGRNVGHSDLDPFSPFGGGMIFNPFAPRRDIENPGLGVPGGLPRAAVPPGARFDPFAPPGVGEPIPGRRPPPDADHLPPPGGFNENMFM, encoded by the exons ATGGCATCAGACCCGCTGTTTGGCTGGGATTTAACATTCAAAACAATTGAGAGGgatataaaaaaacagtctgACATAATAATTGCTTTTATTCACTGGAATTTAACAAGGAGGGGTTTTCGAAGCATCGGCTTAAGTGATGag aGAACAATCACTGGCGATGAACCTAAAAGTGAGCTACTTCCTGAAGGATGGAACGACACTGAGAACTACAGAATAAGATATGTTCTCGAATCTAAACTCTATATTCTACATGGCTTAAACACTGATggaaatttaattgtaaatttaatg AGATCTGAAGACCTTGCTGTTACGAACATAGGTGTAAAGATAGACGAAATACTGAAAGAATCAAATGGAACCATAGACGTCATGATGCCGAATTAcaaagatttcatttttgttataaaGCGAGATCTAATTGATAGCATCACAGACAAGCCAACAGCTACTTCGGAAACACAGACTGCATCAg ATCATTCAAACACTAGAAGGCCTTCAGATGATCCACTGAGAATTCCTCCCAGACCCAGACCCGGAGTTAATCCCGATTCACAAGATCTATG GGCAGTTCCTCCTGGCCGTAACGTTGGCCATTCAGATCTCGATCCGTTCTCTCCTTTCGGGGGTGGAATGATATTTAACCCGTTTGCTCCACGTCGAGACATTGAGAACCCAGGCCTGGGTGTTCCAGGTGGATTGCCAAG AGCTGCGGTTCCCCCGGGGGCACGTTTCGATCCGTTTGCGCCCCCCGGTGTTGGTGAACCCATCCCGGGAAGAAGGCCACCTCCTGACGCTGATCACCTTCCACCTCCAGGAGGCTTTAATGAGAATATGTTCATGTAA